From the genome of Geminicoccaceae bacterium:
TCGTGACAGTCTATGAGGACCGCGAGTTCTGTTACCGTGCCCTGGAGGCCGGTGCCACCGACTTCCTGCTGAGTCCGGTCGATCACCTTGAATTTCGCGCCCGTGCGCGCAACCTTCTCACCATCCGGCGGCAGCAGAAGCTGCTGGCGGAACGCGCGGTCGATCTCGAACGGGCCCTGCGCGATCGCAATTTCGGTGTCACCGACACGCAAAACAGCGTTCAGTCGATGTTTGACGCCTTGCCGATGGCACTTGACATCGTGGACCGGCACGGTCGGCTGGTGGCGGTCAACTCGGCTCACGAGAAGCTGTTCGAAATCAGCCGTGATGCAGCCGTCGGGCGCCATATCTCCAGGATCTACGGCGAAAGCCATGCGACCCGCCATTCGGTTCACAATGAAAAGGTGTTCGAAAGTGGCCGTGCCCTCGCGGCACCTGTTCGCGATATTGTCGATAATGGCGATAGCCACCGTGACCTGATTGCGGTCAAGGGGCCGTTCATTCACGGTAATGGTCATGAGGAAGGTGTGATGACACTTTCCGTGGATGTCACCGATCTGGTTGCGGAGACTTTCGTCAACAAGACATCGCCGAGTGTCGATCTCCTGACTCAATTGCCGAGCTTCGAATCGTTCAACGATCGTGCGGAAATGGAGCTGGCGCGGGCGCGCCGCCAGCATGAGATGCTCGCCATCCTGATCATCGACATCGATCGTTTCAAGGGCATCAATGATGCCTTTGGCCGCGATTTTGCAGACGAATTGCTCCGGTCGGTGGCCGGCCGTCTGTCCAAGCGGCTGCGCGAGACCGACTATCTGGCGAGGCTGCGCAGCGACGAGTTCGTCGTCATGCAGATGGGGCTCAAGCGGCCGGATGATGCGGCTGAACTGGCGCGCAGGCTGAGCGAGGCTTTTGCCGAACCATTTTTGATCGACCACCACGAGGTTCACATCAGCGCGTCGACGGGTATCACGCTGTTCCCGGCAGACGGTCGCAACATCGAGACGTTACTGAAGAACGCGGATCTGGCGGTCTATCGTGCCAAGGCATCCGGCCGGGATGGTTACCGCTTCTTTGCGGCCGAGATGAATATCGCCGCAAGGCGTGCTGTCACGCTGGAACGGGAGCTGCGGCAGGCAATCGCCGGTGAACAGTTTCTTGTCTACTATCAGCCTCAGGTGGAGCTTACGACTGGCAGGATCATCGGTATGGAGGCGCTGGTCCGCTGGAATCACCCGCATCGGGGAATTGTACGCCCCGGAGAGTTCATCGGCCTTGCCGAGGACATCGGCATCATCGCTCCCCTGACCGCATGGGTCTTGCGTACGGCCTGTGCCCAGCACCGGGTATGGCGTGACAAGGGCATGCTGGGCATGCAGCTTTCGGTGAACCTGTCGCCCGTGCAGTTCCGCGAGCGGGGCGTAGAACTGATGGTGGAGCGGATACTCAAGGATACGCAACTGGATGCGTCATCGCTCGATATCGAGCTTACCGAGAACGCGGTCATCGAGAACAGCCAGACGGCTTCGGCCAGTCTGCGCTATCTCAACCAACTGGGCGTCAGCCTGTCGATCGACGACTTTGGCACGGGCTACTCCTCGTTGGCCTATGTCAAGCGGTTGCCGGTACAGCGGCTGAAGATCGATCAGAGTTTCGTCCAGAACATCGACCAGTCCACCAATGACGAGGTTATCGTCCGCGCGATCATCAATCTCGGCCACAGTCTCGGACTACGGGTCATTGCCGAGGGGGTCGAGACGGCAGCGCAGCTCGAGAGCCTGAAGGAACTGGGCTGTGATGAGGTGCAGGGCGATTACATGTCACCGCCGGTCGATGCCGTGACATTCGAGCGACAGATGTGCCGAGATGGAGACATTCTCACTCTCGCGAAACCCGAACGCGCCATCTAACGAAATTGTCGCACCTTATCCTGAAGGTTTAACGGTGAGGGTGATAATCGCGGGTTGATGGCGGAAATGGACTGGACTTGGCGAGACGCCCCGAACTGACGCCTGCACTTGATCACACCATATCCGGGACGGTGATGGCCAGGCTCGGTCAGTTGATGAAATTCGCAAGCAGGCGCCTGCGCGGTCGCGAGGACAGCGAGCACGAGCAGGCGATCATTCGCATCGTCATGATCGTCGGGATGTTCGTCTACATGATATTGTTCCCGCACGATGATGAGAGTGCGGTTGAAATCATCCGCTGGTCGACGATCGTGTTCCTGACCGGGATCATGGTGGCGGCAGGCATTCTGGTGCATATCATCCTCTATCCTGCCAAAAATGTGCTCCGCCGCCTGTTCGGGATGCTGGTTGATCTGATGGGGACCACGGCAGCCATGATCATTGGCGGCAAGGCCGGAATGATCTTCTATACGGTCATGCTGTGGTTCATTTTCGGTCACGGTTTCCGCTTCGGTATTCCCTATCTCTTTGCGGCCGCGTTTTCATCGGTCATCCTTTTTTCGGTCGTCACCATTGTCAGTCCGGAATGGCAGATTCATCCGGCCCTCAACATTGTTCTCGTGCTGGCCCTCATCATTCTTCCGACCTATGTCTCATTCCTGCTTGCCAAGCTGCAGTCCGCCATTGAACGGGCCGAAGAGGCCAACATGGCCAAGAGCCGCTTCCTCGCGACCATGAGTCACGAATTCCGAACGCCGCTCAACGTTGTCATCGGCCTGTCGGATCTTCTGCGCACGACACAACTTGACAGCGACCAGAGAGACATGACGGCGACCATTCGCAGTGCCGCCGACAGTTTGCTCGTCCTGGTCAACGATGTGCTGGATCTGGCCAAGGCCGAAGCGCATCAGCTCGAGATCGAACGGGTTTCCTTCCGCCTCGATCAGCGGCTGGCCAAGCTGCGCGGGATGCTGATGCAGCAGGCCCGGACAAGGAGTATCTATCTGCGGTTGCGGGTCGATCCCGAATTGCCGCTCGGTGTCA
Proteins encoded in this window:
- a CDS encoding EAL domain-containing protein encodes the protein MAKIVVIDDRVTNRNILTRLALSVEEGLQVQSFSSPVDALSRLHGQNIPDLIITDYNMPEMDGAAFIATLRENPDFADIPIVVVTVYEDREFCYRALEAGATDFLLSPVDHLEFRARARNLLTIRRQQKLLAERAVDLERALRDRNFGVTDTQNSVQSMFDALPMALDIVDRHGRLVAVNSAHEKLFEISRDAAVGRHISRIYGESHATRHSVHNEKVFESGRALAAPVRDIVDNGDSHRDLIAVKGPFIHGNGHEEGVMTLSVDVTDLVAETFVNKTSPSVDLLTQLPSFESFNDRAEMELARARRQHEMLAILIIDIDRFKGINDAFGRDFADELLRSVAGRLSKRLRETDYLARLRSDEFVVMQMGLKRPDDAAELARRLSEAFAEPFLIDHHEVHISASTGITLFPADGRNIETLLKNADLAVYRAKASGRDGYRFFAAEMNIAARRAVTLERELRQAIAGEQFLVYYQPQVELTTGRIIGMEALVRWNHPHRGIVRPGEFIGLAEDIGIIAPLTAWVLRTACAQHRVWRDKGMLGMQLSVNLSPVQFRERGVELMVERILKDTQLDASSLDIELTENAVIENSQTASASLRYLNQLGVSLSIDDFGTGYSSLAYVKRLPVQRLKIDQSFVQNIDQSTNDEVIVRAIINLGHSLGLRVIAEGVETAAQLESLKELGCDEVQGDYMSPPVDAVTFERQMCRDGDILTLAKPERAI